Proteins from one Akkermansiaceae bacterium genomic window:
- a CDS encoding Gfo/Idh/MocA family oxidoreductase, translated as MSERKINIAVVGLGFGAEFIPIWQKHPHTTCAAICQRNEANLNKVGDEWGVAKRYTRYEDLLADPEIDAVHINSPIPNHGQQSIAALKAGKHVACTVPMATTVEECLEIIRLTEETGLTYMMMETVVYAREYLYMKHLRDAGELGKIQYIQASHQQDMDGWPDYWPGLPPMHYATHCVGPVLGLAGGDAEYVSCFGSGTIREELIGHYGSPFAVETAHVKVKDSDLSVRVIRSLFDTARQYRESIDVYGSAKSVEWPLVEHQPLILHTAKKPEPEIPSEVTAPDFAERLPESIRRYTTKGIYDSDDNQHLSFTQGAGHGGSHPHLAHEFAMAVIEKRQPFPNARQSANWTCTGILAHESAMEGGVIKHLPQETLG; from the coding sequence ATGAGCGAACGCAAGATCAACATCGCCGTCGTCGGCCTCGGATTCGGGGCGGAATTCATCCCCATCTGGCAGAAACATCCGCACACCACCTGTGCCGCCATCTGCCAGCGGAATGAAGCGAACCTCAACAAGGTGGGCGACGAATGGGGCGTGGCGAAACGCTACACCCGCTATGAAGACCTGCTGGCGGATCCGGAGATTGATGCCGTGCACATCAACTCGCCGATCCCCAACCACGGGCAGCAGTCCATCGCCGCGCTGAAGGCGGGCAAGCACGTGGCCTGCACCGTGCCGATGGCCACCACGGTGGAGGAGTGCCTGGAGATCATCCGCCTGACGGAGGAAACCGGACTCACCTACATGATGATGGAGACGGTGGTTTATGCGCGGGAGTACCTTTACATGAAGCACCTCCGGGATGCCGGGGAACTCGGGAAGATCCAGTACATCCAGGCCAGCCACCAGCAGGACATGGACGGCTGGCCGGACTACTGGCCGGGCCTCCCGCCCATGCACTATGCCACCCACTGCGTGGGGCCGGTGCTGGGGTTGGCTGGCGGGGATGCGGAGTACGTCAGTTGCTTCGGCTCCGGCACCATCCGGGAGGAACTCATCGGCCACTACGGTTCACCGTTCGCGGTGGAAACCGCGCATGTGAAGGTGAAGGACAGTGACCTCAGCGTGCGGGTCATCCGCAGCCTTTTCGACACCGCCCGGCAATACCGGGAGAGCATCGACGTCTATGGCTCCGCGAAGTCGGTGGAGTGGCCGCTGGTGGAGCACCAGCCGCTCATACTCCATACCGCGAAAAAGCCCGAGCCGGAGATCCCTTCGGAAGTCACCGCGCCGGACTTCGCGGAGCGCCTGCCGGAAAGCATCCGCCGCTACACCACGAAGGGCATCTATGACTCCGATGACAACCAGCACCTGAGCTTCACCCAGGGAGCGGGCCATGGCGGCAGCCACCCGCACCTCGCCCATGAGTTCGCCATGGCGGTGATCGAAAAACGCCAGCCGTTCCCGAACGCACGCCAGTCCGCGAACTGGACCTGCACCGGCATCCTCGCCCATGAAAGCGCGATGGAGGGCGGTGTCATCAAGCATCTGCCACAGGAAACCCTCGGCTGA
- a CDS encoding AraC family transcriptional regulator, translating to MPTSDPQRGWMEELPAGQFRHLFDHLPGTLFFAKNREARLMGGNPAFVRRCGFRSEAEIVGLLDRDIFPPRLADKYHRDDMAVISSGKPMLGLIELFPGPDGQPEWFITDKLPLFDRQGKVLGLCGTVRSYEEQRVAIQPYLELAPVAEHLKKHHREPLDLPALARMAGLSERQLERKFHATFQTTPRNFLVKMRIVNACRLLPDPRLSLTEIALEVGFYDHSDFSRQFRKHMGESPTEYRRANRGSR from the coding sequence ATGCCAACTTCCGACCCCCAACGCGGATGGATGGAGGAACTGCCTGCCGGACAGTTCCGCCACCTCTTCGACCATCTGCCGGGAACGCTCTTTTTCGCCAAGAACCGGGAAGCCCGCCTGATGGGCGGAAACCCGGCCTTCGTCCGGCGGTGTGGCTTCCGCTCCGAAGCGGAGATCGTCGGCCTGCTGGACCGCGACATCTTCCCTCCCCGGCTGGCGGATAAATATCACCGTGACGACATGGCGGTCATTTCCAGCGGCAAGCCGATGCTCGGCCTCATCGAGCTGTTCCCCGGCCCGGACGGACAGCCGGAGTGGTTCATCACGGACAAGCTGCCGTTGTTCGACCGGCAGGGAAAGGTGCTGGGCCTTTGCGGCACGGTCCGCAGTTATGAGGAACAGCGGGTGGCGATCCAACCCTATCTGGAACTGGCACCGGTCGCGGAGCATCTGAAGAAGCACCACCGGGAGCCTCTGGACCTCCCCGCGCTCGCCCGCATGGCCGGCCTTTCAGAACGGCAGCTCGAACGGAAATTCCACGCCACCTTCCAGACCACGCCGCGGAATTTCCTGGTGAAGATGCGGATCGTGAATGCGTGCCGCCTGCTGCCCGATCCGCGGCTTTCCCTCACGGAGATCGCCCTGGAAGTGGGATTCTACGACCACAGCGACTTTTCCCGCCAGTTCCGCAAACACATGGGGGAATCCCCCACCGAATACCGCCGGGCAAACCGCGGTTCACGCTGA